The following proteins are co-located in the Aquipuribacter sp. SD81 genome:
- a CDS encoding DNA polymerase III subunit delta', with protein sequence MSVWDAVVGQERAVATLRRAVARRLEPSGLAHAWLVTGPPGSGRSVAARAFAAALQCPDDGCGRCPDCIEALAGSHPDVTVLATDEMQLRKDVVVQLVRRAAMAPTRGRHVVVVVEDADRLRDVAANMLLKEVEEPPPHTVWVLCAPSPDDLLPTIRSRCRQVGLGVPAADAVARVLVEQHGVSAAEAAWAAAASQGHIGVARRLALDPDARRRRREVLQVPGRAVGVPGAVDAAQELREIATEESTAAVEAQQEHENAAWLRAMGVSAPEELPRQVRAQWRELQEQHRRRARRSATDGLDRALLDLLSLYRDVLLVQAGASVPLVNADLRADVERLARRTPPADVLRTCDVITTTRRRLTQNAALPLALEGMTLRLGEPA encoded by the coding sequence GTGAGCGTCTGGGACGCGGTCGTCGGCCAGGAGCGGGCGGTGGCGACGCTGCGGCGGGCCGTCGCGCGACGCCTCGAGCCGTCGGGGCTGGCGCACGCGTGGCTCGTCACCGGCCCGCCCGGGTCGGGGCGCTCGGTCGCGGCCCGCGCCTTCGCGGCGGCCCTGCAGTGCCCCGACGACGGGTGCGGGCGCTGCCCCGACTGCATCGAGGCGCTCGCCGGGTCCCACCCCGACGTCACGGTCCTCGCCACCGACGAGATGCAGCTGCGCAAGGACGTCGTCGTCCAGCTGGTGCGCCGCGCGGCCATGGCCCCGACGCGCGGCCGCCACGTCGTCGTGGTCGTGGAGGACGCCGACCGGCTGCGCGACGTCGCGGCCAACATGCTCCTCAAGGAGGTGGAGGAGCCGCCCCCGCACACGGTGTGGGTGCTGTGCGCGCCCTCGCCCGACGACCTGCTGCCCACCATCCGCAGCCGCTGCCGCCAGGTCGGCCTCGGCGTCCCCGCCGCCGACGCGGTGGCGCGGGTGCTCGTGGAGCAGCACGGCGTGAGCGCGGCCGAGGCGGCGTGGGCGGCGGCCGCGTCGCAGGGCCACATCGGGGTCGCGCGCCGGCTCGCCCTCGACCCGGACGCACGACGCCGTCGCCGCGAGGTCCTGCAGGTGCCGGGCCGGGCCGTGGGGGTGCCCGGCGCCGTCGACGCGGCGCAGGAGCTGCGCGAGATCGCCACCGAGGAGTCGACGGCCGCGGTCGAGGCGCAGCAGGAGCACGAGAACGCCGCGTGGCTGCGGGCGATGGGGGTGAGCGCTCCGGAGGAGCTGCCGCGGCAGGTGCGGGCGCAGTGGCGCGAGCTGCAGGAGCAGCACCGCCGGCGCGCGCGCCGCAGCGCGACCGACGGCCTCGACCGCGCCCTGCTCGACCTGCTGTCGCTGTACCGGGACGTGCTGCTCGTCCAGGCCGGCGCGAGCGTCCCGCTGGTCAACGCCGACCTGCGCGCCGACGTGGAGCGGCTGGCGCGGCGCACCCCGCCCGCGGACGTCCTGCGCACGTGCGACGTCATCACCACGACGCGCCGGCGCCTCACGCAGAACGCGGCCCTGCCGCTCGCGCTCGAGGGCATGACGCTCCGGCTGGGCGAGCCGGCGTGA